The sequence AATCGAAGTTGGTGGGAAACGGTTGACTGTAGTAACCCAAGGCTTTCGGCAATATCATTCACTGAATGCTCACCTGAAAATAATAAATGGAGAATTCGTATTCGAGTTGGTTCCGATAAGGCTTTAAACGTTTGTGAAACAATAAAGAGAGTCTCTTCATCTAAATCATTAGAAGGAGATTCTTTATCTTTTTCCATTTGACACACCCCCTTGCCCTTCATTATAGCTAATTTTAGTAAAAATAAAAATCATCGGCTACCCGTAACAGCCCGTGATTTTTTGTTTTTTAAAGCGTTTTTGGTTAAACTCTTTCTTTTGTAATTGTAGAGGATTACACTATAATATACGGTATAATATTCTATAAATGATTGTAATTTTATTAAAGAGGGTGGGAATTAGTGTTTACCAAGTTTGTATTGGCCCTAATTTTACCGGGATTATTAGTTGTGTTTTTTTCAAGAGTAACCTATAGTCGGATCCTTGCTCTCATACTATCGGTTGCTTTAATTGCAGCGTCAGCATATAAAGGGTATACTGACACGTTTCTATTAATTATTGTTGATGCCTTATCTTTAACCGTTGGATTTTGGTACGCTACAAGAATGAAACAAAAAATGAACAAAATAGAAAACCTGTCCTAGGCATAAATATGACAGGTTTTTTAAATTTTATATAAAGTGAAACTTCGGTCAGTCGGGGTCTTACTGCCAGTTAAGCCTGATAAAATGAACTCGTATTATAAGGTAGTTACTTTATGCTCAGTACCTTTATCAACTTTTTCCAACTTTATCCAAATAATTAACAAAAAGGAATGTTTGTTCGATTTTTTGTGGTTAGTATAGAACCAATTGTGGTAGAATGAGGATATTAAATGGACGGCTTATGATTCATACAAAAATTGATGCTAGTCAAAATGGGAGGCATTCATTTTGGACAATAAATTTCAATTAGTTTCTAAGTATTCACCTCAAGGGGATCAACCGAAAGCGATTGAAAAACTCGTAGAAGGTATTAATAGTGGGAAGAAACATCAAACTTTGCTAGGGGCAACAGGAACAGGAAAAACATTTACGGTGTCAAATGTCATTCAACAAGTGAACAAACCGACTCTCGTTCTAGCTCATAACAAAACACTTGCTGGACAATTATATAGTGAATTTAAAGAGTTTTTTCCAAATAATGCGGTCGAATACTTTGTTAGTTATTATGATTACTTTCAACCAGAGGCTTATGTTCCTCAAACCGATACGTTTATTGAAAAAGATGCCAGTATTAACGATGAAATTGATAAATTGCGGCACTCGGCAACATCTGCTCTATTTGAGCGAAATGACGTCATTATTATTGCTTCCGTATCTTGTATTTATGGGT is a genomic window of Niallia sp. XMNu-256 containing:
- a CDS encoding metalloregulator ArsR/SmtB family transcription factor, translating into MEKDKESPSNDLDEETLFIVSQTFKALSEPTRIRILHLLFSGEHSVNDIAESLGLLQSTVSHQLRFLKNLRLVKFRREGTTVFYTCDDEHVMDILKQTIEHARH
- a CDS encoding CsbA family protein, producing the protein MFTKFVLALILPGLLVVFFSRVTYSRILALILSVALIAASAYKGYTDTFLLIIVDALSLTVGFWYATRMKQKMNKIENLS